The Arachis hypogaea cultivar Tifrunner chromosome 14, arahy.Tifrunner.gnm2.J5K5, whole genome shotgun sequence genome has a segment encoding these proteins:
- the LOC112741633 gene encoding probable protein phosphatase 2C 42, whose translation MMNLFSLCWKPFGHGGGDAVSAAAGREGKDGLLWFRDVGRYGSGEFSMAVVQANQVLEDQSQIESGPLGTFVGVYDGHGGPDASRYVCDNLFRNFQAASAESQGVVTAETIQTAFRRTEEGFTALVSDLWSTRPQVATTGTCCLVGVIFQQTLFVANLGDSRVVLGKKVGNTGGVAAIQLSAEHNANLEAVRQELKELHPDDPQIVVLKHGVWRVKGIIQVSRSIGDVYMKHAQFNREPINPKFRLPEPMNMPILSANPTIISHPLQPNDSFLIFASDGLWEHLSNERAVDIVHSNPRVGSAKRLVKAALQEAARKREMRYSDLRKIDKKVRRHFHDDITVIVLFLNHDLISRGTLLHPPLSIRSALDH comes from the exons ATGATGAATCTTTTTTCTCTATGTTGGAAGCCGTTCGGCCACGGCGGCGGTGATGCTGTCTCTGCCGCCGCCGGAAGGGAAGGCAAGGACGGCCTTCTCTGGTTCCGCGATGTCGGAAGGTACGGCTCCGGCGAATTCTCGATGGCCGTTGTCCAGGCCAACCAGGTCCTCGAGGATCAGAGCCAGATCGAGTCCGGTCCCCTCGGAACCTTCGTCGGCGTCTACGACGGCCACGGTGGCCCCGACGCCTCCCGCTATGTCTGCGATAACTTGTTCCGCAACTTTCAAG CTGCGTCAGCTGAGTCACAGGGGGTTGTGACGGCCGAGACTATTCAAACAGCGTTCCGGAGAACTGAGGAAGGGTTCACTGCTCTTGTTTCTGATCTGTGGAGTACTCGGCCTCAAGTTGCCACTACCGGGACATGCTGTCTGGTTGGAGTGATCTTCCAGCAGACGTTATTTGTGGCGAATCTAGGAGATTCCCGTGTTGTGTTGGGTAAGAAAGTTGGCAACACCGGTGGGGTCGCAGCGATTCAGCTATCTGCTGAACACAATGCGAATCTTGAGGCTGTTAGGCAGGAGCTTAAAGAATTGCACCCTGATGATCCCCAAATTGTTGTCCTTAAACATGGAGTGTGGAGAGTAAAAGGCATTATTCAG GTTTCTAGATCTATAGGTGACGTATATATGAAACATGCGCAGTTTAACCGGGAACCAATTAATCCCAAATTCAGACTTCCTGAACCAATGAACATGCCTATCTTGTCTGCTAATCCAACTATTATTTCTCATCCTCTCCAACCAAATGATTCCTTCCTTATATTTGCATCAGATGGTTTATGGGAGCACCTGAGTAATGAAAGAGCAGTGGATATTGTTCACAGCAACCCACGTGTG GGTAGTGCGAAGAGGCTAGTGAAGGCTGCACTACAGGAAGCAGCAAGAAAACGAGAAATGAGATATTCAGACCTGAGGAAGATAGACAAGAAGGTTCGGCGCCATTTTCACGATGATATAACTGTTATTGTTTTATTCTTAAACCACGACCTTATCTCCAGAGGCACCCTTCTCCACCCTCCACTATCCATTCGCAGCGCCCTCGATCACTGA
- the LOC112741631 gene encoding uncharacterized protein isoform X1: MKDHQLQTPLKLSLSTRSAENHHAKSKVPSSKKSSKITRKNLNAEFTCVSEDSVDSSPISEISYLNHNDDAKTLLEETPSMTLLPTDTTLSEITNDVTGSGSTIDDCELDGFKFNSVEAEIALNFLKKSKVHLLKSSNVAPHYRKLIGEIIEYTIQDLSTKNMPEDTDCFNKVSSEKIRTVFLCFFVWIIVVWFMLFFNSGIPSGVVPT, from the exons ATGAAGGATCACCAACTCCAAACACCACTGAAGCTCTCTCTCTCTACTCGCTCCGCAGAGAATCACCATGCCAAATCCAAAGTTCCCTCTTCCAAGAAATCTAGTAAG ATCACCCGCAAGAACTTGAATGCAGAATTCACTTGCGTTTCTGAGGATTCCGTGGACTCCTCACCGATCTCTGAGATCTCCTACCTAAACCACAACGATGATGCTAAG ACCTTATTGGAAGAAACTCCTTCCATGACCTTGCTTCCAACGGATACAACTCTGTCTGAAATTACCAATGATGTAACAGGAAGTGGTTCAACTATTGATGACTGTGAGTTGGATGGTTTCAAGTTCAATTCTGTGGAGGCAGAGATTGCTCTTAATTTCCTCAAAAAATCAAAAGTTCATCTCCTCAAGTCCTCCAATGTTGCTCCGCACTATAGGAAGCTGATTGGTGAAATAATTGAGTATACCATACAGGATCTCAGCACAAAGAACATGCCAGAGGACACAGACTGCTTTAACAAAGTGTCATCAGAAAAAATTCGAACGGTATTTCTATGCTTCTTCGTTTGGATAATTGTCGTGTGGTTTATGCTTTTCTTCAATTCAGGTATTCCAAGTGGAGTGGTGCCGACTTGA
- the LOC112741631 gene encoding uncharacterized protein isoform X2, whose product MPNPKFPLPRNLITRKNLNAEFTCVSEDSVDSSPISEISYLNHNDDAKTLLEETPSMTLLPTDTTLSEITNDVTGSGSTIDDCELDGFKFNSVEAEIALNFLKKSKVHLLKSSNVAPHYRKLIGEIIEYTIQDLSTKNMPEDTDCFNKVSSEKIRTVFLCFFVWIIVVWFMLFFNSGIPSGVVPT is encoded by the exons ATGCCAAATCCAAAGTTCCCTCTTCCAAGAAATCTA ATCACCCGCAAGAACTTGAATGCAGAATTCACTTGCGTTTCTGAGGATTCCGTGGACTCCTCACCGATCTCTGAGATCTCCTACCTAAACCACAACGATGATGCTAAG ACCTTATTGGAAGAAACTCCTTCCATGACCTTGCTTCCAACGGATACAACTCTGTCTGAAATTACCAATGATGTAACAGGAAGTGGTTCAACTATTGATGACTGTGAGTTGGATGGTTTCAAGTTCAATTCTGTGGAGGCAGAGATTGCTCTTAATTTCCTCAAAAAATCAAAAGTTCATCTCCTCAAGTCCTCCAATGTTGCTCCGCACTATAGGAAGCTGATTGGTGAAATAATTGAGTATACCATACAGGATCTCAGCACAAAGAACATGCCAGAGGACACAGACTGCTTTAACAAAGTGTCATCAGAAAAAATTCGAACGGTATTTCTATGCTTCTTCGTTTGGATAATTGTCGTGTGGTTTATGCTTTTCTTCAATTCAGGTATTCCAAGTGGAGTGGTGCCGACTTGA